In Deinococcus reticulitermitis, a single genomic region encodes these proteins:
- a CDS encoding isocitrate lyase/PEP mutase family protein, translating to MNGTQNSAAFRSLHTSGFLLPGAWDAASARIFEEAGFGAVGTSSAAIAFSRGFPDGQTLSLEEMCRVVERIVDRVGVPVNADLEAGYGDAPADAARSVRAFAALGVAGVNLEDGTGTPQAPLFALEAQVRRLEAARAVAAPETLFLNARIDTYLVGWGETPAQRLTETLRRGRAYQEAGADGLFVPGVTDLATVRELAGALEAPLNVMVGAGAPPAAALIDAGARRISTGPAAFLATLGVLRQAAEDWQTQGCSDLRGGEPLPFAAADALFRPAR from the coding sequence ATGAACGGAACCCAGAACTCTGCCGCTTTTCGCTCCTTGCACACCTCGGGCTTCCTCCTCCCCGGCGCCTGGGACGCGGCGAGCGCCCGCATCTTCGAGGAGGCCGGCTTCGGCGCCGTCGGCACGAGCAGCGCGGCCATCGCGTTCAGCCGGGGCTTTCCCGACGGTCAGACCCTCTCGCTGGAGGAGATGTGCCGCGTGGTGGAGAGAATCGTGGACCGGGTGGGGGTGCCGGTGAACGCTGACCTCGAAGCCGGCTACGGCGACGCGCCCGCCGACGCGGCGCGCAGTGTCCGGGCCTTTGCCGCGCTTGGGGTGGCCGGCGTGAATCTGGAAGACGGCACCGGCACTCCCCAGGCGCCGCTCTTCGCGCTGGAAGCTCAGGTGCGGCGGCTGGAGGCGGCCCGCGCGGTGGCCGCGCCCGAGACGCTGTTTCTGAATGCCCGGATCGACACCTACCTCGTGGGCTGGGGCGAGACGCCGGCGCAGCGCTTGACCGAAACCTTGCGCCGGGGCCGCGCCTACCAGGAGGCCGGAGCCGACGGCCTGTTCGTGCCGGGCGTGACCGACCTCGCTACGGTGCGCGAGCTGGCCGGCGCACTGGAAGCGCCGCTCAACGTGATGGTGGGTGCGGGGGCGCCGCCCGCCGCCGCTTTGATCGACGCCGGCGCGCGGCGCATCAGCACCGGGCCGGCGGCCTTCCTCGCCACTTTGGGGGTGCTCCGGCAGGCCGCCGAGGACTGGCAGACCCAGGGATGCTCCGACCTGCGCGGGGGCGAGCCCCTGCCCTTTGCAGCGGCAGACGCGCTCTTCCGGCCCGCGCGCTGA
- the cysK gene encoding cysteine synthase A, with translation MIETLIGHTPLVQLRRLVTPDMAEVFVKLEGQNPGGSIKDRTALGLIEDAEARGVLKPGGTIVEPTSGNTGVGLAQVAAAKGYKLILCMPAQMSEERKRTLRAYGAELVLTDPERRMLAAIEEAEKIARDTGAVMMGQFTNPANPAMHERSTGPELWEQLDGRVDAFVYGSGTGGTISGVGRFLKRQAPGVQVIAVEPARSNVLSGGERGEHGFQGMGPGFIPDNLDRSVIDEVITVWEEDAYPLARRLAREEGIFVGMSSGGMVWAALEVARRLGPGKRVATIACDTGARYLTTQLFADDPGTPAGYKPYSRERVG, from the coding sequence ATGATCGAGACGCTCATAGGCCACACGCCCCTGGTGCAACTGCGCCGGCTGGTCACGCCCGACATGGCCGAGGTGTTCGTCAAGCTCGAAGGCCAGAACCCCGGCGGCTCCATCAAGGACCGCACCGCGCTCGGACTGATCGAGGACGCCGAGGCGCGCGGGGTTCTGAAGCCCGGCGGCACCATCGTCGAGCCGACCTCCGGCAATACCGGGGTGGGGCTCGCGCAGGTCGCGGCGGCTAAGGGCTACAAACTGATCCTGTGTATGCCCGCCCAGATGAGCGAGGAGCGCAAGCGCACCCTGCGGGCCTACGGCGCCGAACTGGTCCTCACCGACCCTGAGCGCCGGATGCTCGCCGCCATCGAAGAAGCCGAGAAGATCGCCCGCGACACCGGCGCCGTGATGATGGGGCAGTTCACCAACCCCGCCAACCCCGCCATGCACGAGCGCAGCACCGGCCCCGAGCTGTGGGAACAGCTGGATGGGCGCGTCGACGCCTTCGTCTATGGCTCGGGAACCGGCGGCACGATCTCTGGGGTCGGACGGTTCCTCAAGCGTCAGGCGCCGGGCGTGCAGGTGATCGCGGTGGAGCCCGCACGGTCCAACGTACTCAGCGGCGGCGAGCGCGGCGAGCACGGTTTTCAGGGCATGGGGCCAGGGTTCATTCCGGACAACCTCGACCGCTCGGTGATCGACGAGGTCATCACCGTCTGGGAGGAGGACGCCTACCCGCTCGCCCGGCGCCTCGCGCGTGAGGAGGGCATCTTCGTGGGCATGAGCAGCGGCGGCATGGTCTGGGCCGCGCTGGAGGTGGCCCGCCGCCTCGGTCCGGGAAAGCGCGTCGCCACCATCGCCTGCGACACCGGCGCGCGCTACCTGACCACCCAGCTCTTCGCCGACGATCCCGGCACGCCCGCCGGCTACAAGCCGTATTCGCGCGAGCGGGTGGGCTGA
- a CDS encoding glycerol-3-phosphate acyltransferase, giving the protein MLFLSALLLAVAFLVGSLPLGHWLLGRAGVESRLNSAHNLGVENVLRRVGPRLAFASAALDAMKGFLAILMASSLGPEHGHVTVMAGLAAYLGHLNPPRFLYGATPPRGRGNLVLLGVLAGYAVTGALPLWATLVPVVVYAAVAGYWGFISAATLAALASLALLAALLPLAVGAKVALTALCLAGAWRFKENVGRILDGTEARLGEEVPLAGKRDDVVVAAFMIHPMNLHDFWSAQRFAWLRPLVEKGVVSEKTVRQMADEMRPMKVGELRGIRTAQGKEIRCYLLSAPLLPDRFRDAPELATRRAIEGARLAHELGAEVFGLGAFWSVVGNKGLDVQAAVPEITITNGGAYTSGTIKAAIPGILKHFAETGRDLGRATAGIVGANGVVAFGIARTIAPQVGKVIMIGRDLERLERSAATLRRAAKDTEIVTTTSYDTLREADLIFSATSDPNPVIFPEHVKEGVWIFDEGRPADVDESVTRVPGVRVIPGGLVTPPGSMTTNIDLQFGEGNVPACLAETLIIAATGEHDRKSLGAQTLTDNINFFVEEAQKLGFQVVD; this is encoded by the coding sequence ATGCTGTTTCTGTCCGCCCTGCTGCTCGCCGTCGCCTTTCTGGTGGGCTCGCTGCCGCTCGGCCACTGGCTGCTGGGCCGCGCGGGGGTGGAAAGCCGGCTGAACAGCGCGCACAACCTCGGCGTCGAGAACGTGCTGCGCCGGGTCGGGCCACGCCTGGCGTTTGCCAGCGCGGCGCTCGACGCCATGAAGGGCTTCCTGGCGATCCTGATGGCGTCGAGCCTCGGGCCGGAGCACGGGCACGTGACGGTGATGGCCGGGCTCGCGGCGTATCTCGGGCACCTCAACCCGCCGCGTTTCCTCTACGGCGCCACCCCCCCGCGCGGGCGCGGCAACCTCGTGCTGCTCGGGGTGCTCGCAGGCTACGCGGTGACGGGCGCACTGCCGCTATGGGCCACCCTGGTGCCGGTGGTGGTGTACGCGGCGGTGGCCGGCTACTGGGGCTTTATCAGCGCGGCCACGCTCGCGGCCCTGGCTTCCCTCGCGCTGCTCGCGGCCTTGCTGCCACTCGCGGTCGGGGCCAAGGTCGCGCTCACCGCCCTGTGCCTCGCGGGTGCGTGGCGCTTCAAGGAGAATGTGGGGCGCATCCTCGACGGCACCGAGGCGCGACTGGGCGAGGAGGTGCCGCTCGCCGGCAAGCGCGACGACGTGGTGGTGGCGGCCTTCATGATCCACCCGATGAACCTGCACGACTTCTGGTCGGCCCAGCGCTTTGCCTGGCTGCGGCCCCTGGTCGAGAAGGGCGTGGTCAGCGAAAAGACCGTGCGCCAGATGGCCGACGAGATGCGCCCGATGAAGGTGGGCGAACTGCGCGGCATCCGCACCGCGCAGGGCAAGGAAATCCGCTGCTACCTGCTCTCGGCGCCGCTGCTCCCGGACCGCTTCCGCGACGCGCCCGAACTCGCCACCCGCCGCGCGATCGAGGGCGCCCGCCTCGCCCACGAACTCGGCGCCGAGGTCTTCGGCCTCGGGGCCTTCTGGAGCGTGGTCGGCAACAAGGGCCTCGACGTGCAGGCGGCGGTCCCGGAAATCACCATTACCAACGGCGGGGCCTACACTTCGGGCACCATCAAGGCCGCGATTCCCGGCATCCTGAAGCACTTCGCCGAGACGGGGCGTGACCTGGGGCGGGCGACGGCGGGCATCGTCGGGGCCAATGGCGTAGTTGCTTTCGGGATCGCGCGCACCATCGCGCCGCAGGTCGGCAAAGTGATCATGATCGGGCGCGACCTCGAGCGGCTCGAGCGCTCGGCGGCCACCCTGCGCCGCGCGGCCAAAGACACCGAGATCGTGACCACCACGAGCTACGACACGCTGCGGGAGGCCGACCTGATCTTCTCGGCCACGAGCGATCCCAACCCGGTGATTTTTCCCGAGCACGTCAAGGAGGGGGTGTGGATCTTCGACGAGGGCCGCCCCGCCGACGTGGACGAGAGCGTGACCCGCGTGCCCGGCGTGCGGGTGATTCCCGGCGGCCTCGTCACGCCTCCGGGCTCGATGACCACCAACATCGACCTCCAGTTCGGGGAAGGCAACGTTCCCGCCTGCCTCGCTGAGACTCTGATCATCGCCGCGACCGGCGAGCACGACCGCAAGAGCCTCGGCGCCCAGACCCTCACCGACAACATCAACTTCTTCGTGGAGGAGGCGCAGAAGCTCGGCTTTCAGGTCGTGGATTGA
- a CDS encoding UbiA family prenyltransferase has translation MPAPLPLSRLAVISRPALWVNTVGTLVTGLWLTGRLYAPSPELLALLLYLTLPFNLLIYGLNDLADREEDARSSRKGGWQGARLRPEEEEPLRRSTLLVNLPFLLGFALLLPPAATGVLLLSAGLFAAYSLPPLRLKARPFLDGLSNVAYALPLALPALVLGSGVPWGPLLALMAYSVGKHAFDAAQDIPADALAGTRTVATTLGPRGTALYALGWFALAGALLWPVSRLTALALWLSCGGMALALWRVPTPERAARLYPLSIVTPWIVGTVAGVQLVYLLARGRWAGL, from the coding sequence ATGCCCGCCCCGCTTCCGCTCTCGCGCCTGGCCGTGATCTCGCGTCCGGCGCTGTGGGTGAACACGGTGGGCACCCTGGTCACCGGGCTGTGGCTGACCGGACGCCTGTACGCCCCTTCGCCCGAGCTGCTCGCGCTGCTGCTCTATCTCACGCTGCCCTTCAACCTGCTGATCTACGGCCTCAACGACCTCGCCGACCGCGAGGAGGACGCCCGTTCGAGCCGCAAGGGTGGCTGGCAGGGCGCGCGGCTGCGGCCTGAGGAGGAGGAACCGCTGCGGCGCTCGACGCTGCTGGTCAACCTTCCCTTTCTGCTCGGATTCGCTCTCCTTTTGCCGCCCGCCGCGACCGGGGTGCTGCTGCTCTCGGCGGGGCTGTTTGCCGCCTACAGCCTGCCGCCGCTGCGGCTCAAGGCGCGGCCCTTTCTCGACGGGCTGAGCAACGTCGCCTACGCCCTGCCGCTCGCGCTGCCGGCGCTCGTGCTCGGCTCAGGAGTGCCGTGGGGGCCGCTGCTCGCGCTGATGGCCTACTCGGTGGGCAAGCACGCCTTCGACGCCGCGCAGGACATCCCCGCCGACGCGCTCGCCGGCACGCGCACGGTGGCGACCACGCTCGGCCCACGGGGCACGGCGCTGTACGCGCTCGGGTGGTTCGCGCTCGCCGGGGCGCTGCTGTGGCCGGTGTCGCGCCTGACCGCCCTCGCCCTGTGGCTGAGTTGCGGCGGCATGGCGCTCGCGCTGTGGCGCGTGCCTACCCCCGAGCGGGCCGCGCGGCTCTATCCCCTGAGCATCGTCACGCCCTGGATCGTGGGGACGGTGGCGGGGGTGCAGCTCGTGTACCTCCTCGCGCGCGGGCGCTGGGCGGGACTCTAG
- a CDS encoding metallophosphoesterase family protein, giving the protein MRVAVIADIHGNADALHAVLADARAHGAERLIVNGDVVNRGPDSVQVLEELLARDDTSFVLGNHDDLVRLWHARSETLPAEWFSDPFWGATEWSAEQLLGAGLIGVPADWPMTQRLSVPGLPDVLLAHGTPEHYRESLSDRTAPARVREIAGQYGAGVLVGSHIHRQTSRDFGGVQVINTGAVGSPADGDPRAGYLLLTGTPAEQGGHGRWTAELQRVPYDRSGVLRRFETSGLLDQGLSARIFRDEVVSARSLYTPFWSWTEEGGWPRNEASWARFARQWGYE; this is encoded by the coding sequence GTGCGAGTGGCCGTCATTGCCGACATACATGGAAACGCCGACGCCCTGCACGCGGTGCTTGCCGACGCCAGGGCCCACGGCGCCGAGAGGCTGATCGTGAACGGCGACGTGGTTAACCGTGGCCCCGACTCGGTGCAGGTGCTCGAAGAACTGCTCGCGCGGGACGACACCAGCTTTGTGCTCGGCAACCACGACGACCTCGTGCGGCTGTGGCATGCGCGCAGCGAGACCTTGCCCGCCGAGTGGTTCAGTGACCCCTTCTGGGGCGCCACCGAGTGGAGCGCCGAGCAACTTCTGGGCGCCGGGCTGATCGGGGTGCCTGCCGACTGGCCGATGACTCAGCGCCTGAGCGTGCCGGGGCTGCCCGACGTGCTGCTCGCCCACGGCACCCCCGAGCACTACCGCGAGAGCCTGAGTGACCGCACGGCCCCCGCGCGGGTACGCGAGATCGCCGGTCAGTACGGCGCGGGCGTCCTGGTCGGCTCGCACATCCACCGCCAGACCAGCCGCGACTTCGGCGGCGTGCAGGTGATCAACACCGGAGCGGTGGGCTCCCCTGCCGACGGCGACCCCCGCGCAGGTTATCTGCTTCTCACCGGTACCCCGGCCGAGCAGGGCGGACATGGCCGCTGGACTGCCGAACTGCAGCGCGTGCCCTACGACCGCTCAGGGGTGCTGCGGCGCTTCGAGACGAGCGGGCTGCTGGATCAGGGCCTGAGCGCGCGCATCTTCCGCGACGAGGTAGTCTCGGCCCGCAGCCTCTACACCCCCTTCTGGAGCTGGACCGAGGAGGGGGGATGGCCGCGCAACGAGGCGAGCTGGGCGCGCTTTGCGCGTCAGTGGGGTTACGAGTGA
- a CDS encoding MIP/aquaporin family protein, giving the protein MLPRKLFAEALGTFALLFVGMLSITNNAGLLGVALAHGLAVGVMIMALGKVSGGHFNPAVSVGMSLAGKQDLKTTLAYVGAQLLGAVLGALAAVGVAGTNAALYGVTRVAPSVPAWSAAFGELIVTFFLVLVVIKVAAERRHALGGLIIGLTITVGILAVGPESGAALNPARAFGSALIGENWANHWVYWVGPLLGGALAAGASRVLKDDPEA; this is encoded by the coding sequence ATGCTTCCCAGGAAACTGTTTGCCGAGGCCCTCGGCACCTTCGCCCTGCTTTTTGTGGGGATGCTCTCGATCACCAACAACGCTGGCCTGCTCGGTGTGGCGCTCGCGCACGGGCTCGCCGTCGGCGTGATGATCATGGCGCTCGGTAAGGTCAGCGGCGGCCACTTCAATCCGGCGGTGAGTGTCGGAATGAGTCTCGCCGGCAAGCAGGACCTGAAGACCACCCTGGCCTACGTCGGCGCCCAACTGCTCGGCGCGGTGCTCGGCGCGCTCGCGGCGGTCGGGGTGGCAGGCACCAACGCCGCGCTCTACGGCGTCACGCGGGTGGCGCCCAGCGTTCCGGCCTGGAGCGCCGCTTTCGGCGAACTGATTGTCACCTTCTTCCTCGTCCTCGTCGTGATCAAGGTCGCCGCCGAGCGCCGGCACGCGCTGGGGGGGCTGATCATCGGCCTGACGATCACGGTCGGCATCCTCGCGGTCGGCCCCGAGAGCGGCGCGGCCCTCAACCCCGCGCGGGCCTTCGGCTCGGCCCTGATTGGTGAGAACTGGGCCAACCACTGGGTTTACTGGGTGGGGCCGCTGCTCGGTGGGGCGCTGGCGGCGGGCGCGAGCCGCGTGCTGAAGGACGATCCGGAGGCCTGA
- a CDS encoding branched-chain amino acid ABC transporter substrate-binding protein, which translates to MKKTVLLTALSALLAAQAQAQTTVKIATVSPLSGAVSNLGVQMKNGAQLAVNEMKPQFAKLGMNLSLVAYDDQADPATGTAAARRIAADRTILGLVGPLTSGVAIPATAALAPSRVATVAPVATSEKVTDRGLKNVNRVCARDDAQGPAGANFIVQNLKAKRVYVLNDKTPYGQGMADEAEKAMKAKGVQIVQSEGVAAEERDFTAVITKIQTLKPDAIYFAGLYGQIGPFTQQLRAKGIQIPLVSGDGLDSPDFIKLAGANVSNVYFTALAPSLETVPAAKAVAAQYQKTFGAPMQGTAIMSYDSAKVLLTGILNAAKANGNKVPSRAQVESAVRSGTYKGLLTGEVKFNASGDRTSPKIYVEALKNGKRSTAATLNTTRK; encoded by the coding sequence ATGAAGAAAACTGTTTTGCTCACCGCCCTGTCCGCCCTGCTCGCCGCGCAGGCCCAGGCCCAGACCACCGTCAAGATCGCCACCGTCAGCCCGCTGTCGGGCGCCGTGAGCAATTTGGGCGTCCAGATGAAAAACGGCGCGCAGCTCGCGGTCAATGAGATGAAGCCGCAGTTCGCCAAGCTCGGCATGAACCTCTCGCTCGTGGCCTACGACGACCAGGCCGACCCAGCGACCGGCACCGCCGCCGCGCGGCGCATCGCCGCCGACCGCACCATTCTCGGCCTCGTCGGACCGCTGACGAGCGGGGTCGCGATTCCCGCCACCGCCGCCCTCGCGCCGAGCCGCGTCGCCACCGTGGCGCCGGTCGCCACGAGTGAAAAGGTCACCGACCGGGGCCTAAAGAATGTCAACCGGGTCTGTGCCCGCGACGACGCGCAGGGACCGGCAGGCGCCAACTTCATCGTGCAGAACCTCAAAGCCAAGCGCGTGTACGTCCTCAACGACAAGACCCCCTACGGTCAGGGCATGGCCGATGAGGCCGAGAAGGCGATGAAGGCCAAGGGCGTGCAGATCGTGCAGAGCGAGGGCGTCGCCGCCGAGGAGCGCGACTTCACGGCAGTGATCACCAAGATCCAGACGCTCAAGCCTGACGCGATCTACTTTGCCGGCCTCTACGGCCAGATCGGTCCCTTTACCCAGCAACTGCGCGCTAAGGGCATCCAGATCCCGCTCGTCAGCGGCGACGGCCTCGACAGCCCTGACTTCATTAAGCTCGCGGGCGCCAACGTGAGCAACGTATATTTCACGGCTCTCGCGCCTTCGCTCGAAACCGTGCCGGCGGCCAAAGCCGTCGCGGCGCAGTACCAGAAGACCTTCGGCGCCCCGATGCAGGGCACCGCGATCATGAGCTACGACTCGGCCAAGGTGCTGCTCACCGGCATCCTGAACGCCGCCAAGGCCAACGGCAACAAGGTCCCCAGCCGCGCGCAGGTGGAGAGCGCCGTGCGCTCGGGCACCTACAAGGGCCTGCTCACCGGCGAGGTGAAGTTCAACGCGAGCGGCGACCGCACTTCCCCCAAGATCTATGTCGAGGCGCTCAAGAACGGCAAGCGCAGCACGGCGGCGACTCTGAACACCACGCGCAAATAA
- a CDS encoding phytoene desaturase family protein, giving the protein MGEGRQSVGILGGGLAGLALACLLAERGHPVTVYERDRAGGKLRRLEVGGLAFDTGPSLFTFPEVWRAFLARLGEADPLDLQPLPGGLGLHHTPFGTVPLPVPPEHPLFAEWERYLTRLEPLRPHLGPLLSTPPQLWRPDFLRASRALFGVTGPHLTAEGWIRAQRYPPALAHALRTHALNAGRAPQDAPALYALIPGLVGHEVFRPARGMGALLETLLSFARARGVEVLEGVEVTRLRGTTLTFRDGGAVTHDLLVSALDPQRLRRLRGQGAPSPAARRTVSGLAIYAALPGPAPLPATSVLPPSDFRAFRRALRAGAWPPDTLALVHADGPRLAVLLTVPALTRRLGPDHPWVQAELRRVEETLGVPGLLRSALDVQVLDPLHYAAGGHPGGAIYGAAHPLWRSGPFHPEPYRPAPGLWQVGTGVHPGGGIPAVLGGALTVDRLIGAAIPDAHHGG; this is encoded by the coding sequence GTGGGAGAGGGGCGGCAGTCGGTCGGTATCCTCGGGGGCGGGCTGGCCGGGCTCGCGCTCGCCTGCCTGCTCGCGGAGCGCGGGCATCCGGTCACCGTCTACGAGCGCGACCGGGCGGGCGGCAAGCTGCGGCGGCTGGAAGTGGGCGGGCTGGCCTTCGACACCGGCCCGAGCCTCTTCACCTTTCCGGAGGTGTGGCGGGCATTTCTGGCGCGGCTGGGCGAGGCCGATCCGCTCGACCTGCAACCGCTGCCGGGGGGGCTCGGGCTGCACCACACCCCGTTCGGGACTGTGCCGCTCCCGGTGCCGCCGGAGCACCCGCTGTTTGCCGAGTGGGAGCGCTACCTCACGCGCCTGGAGCCGCTGCGTCCCCACCTCGGCCCGCTGCTGAGCACGCCCCCGCAGCTCTGGCGCCCGGACTTCCTGCGGGCGAGCCGGGCGCTGTTCGGGGTGACCGGGCCGCACCTGACGGCGGAGGGCTGGATTCGGGCGCAGCGCTATCCGCCGGCCCTCGCGCATGCCCTGCGGACCCACGCCCTGAACGCGGGACGCGCGCCGCAGGACGCCCCGGCGCTGTACGCGCTGATTCCTGGGCTGGTGGGCCACGAGGTGTTTCGCCCGGCGCGCGGGATGGGCGCGCTGCTGGAGACGCTGCTCTCTTTCGCGCGGGCGCGGGGGGTGGAGGTCTTGGAGGGGGTAGAAGTGACGCGGCTGCGCGGGACCACCCTGACCTTCAGGGACGGGGGCGCCGTGACGCACGACCTGCTCGTCAGCGCCCTCGACCCGCAGCGGCTCAGGCGGCTGCGCGGGCAGGGGGCACCCTCGCCCGCCGCGCGGCGCACGGTGAGCGGGCTGGCGATCTACGCGGCCCTCCCCGGGCCGGCGCCGCTGCCCGCGACCTCGGTGCTGCCGCCCTCCGACTTCCGGGCCTTCCGGCGGGCGCTGCGGGCCGGGGCGTGGCCGCCCGACACGCTGGCACTCGTCCACGCCGACGGCCCCCGGCTCGCCGTGCTCCTGACCGTCCCGGCCCTGACGCGGCGGCTCGGCCCCGACCATCCGTGGGTGCAAGCCGAGCTGCGGCGGGTGGAGGAAACGCTCGGGGTGCCGGGCCTGTTGAGGTCGGCGCTCGATGTCCAGGTGCTGGACCCCCTGCACTACGCGGCGGGCGGGCATCCTGGCGGCGCGATCTACGGCGCCGCGCACCCGCTGTGGCGCTCAGGCCCCTTTCATCCCGAGCCCTACCGCCCGGCGCCGGGGCTGTGGCAGGTGGGGACGGGCGTGCATCCGGGGGGCGGAATACCGGCGGTGCTCGGAGGGGCCTTGACGGTGGACCGCCTGATCGGGGCCGCGATCCCTGATGCTCACCACGGCGGTTGA